The Methanofervidicoccus sp. A16 genome has a segment encoding these proteins:
- the gatE gene encoding Glu-tRNA(Gln) amidotransferase subunit GatE produces the protein MELDYKKLGLKVGLEIHQQLDTKRKLFCNCPTVLRDDEPHGEIKRLLRISQSEMGDVDRAALIEWKKGKYYIYQYYNDTTCLVELDEEPPHIPSQEALEVALQVALLMNMDVVDEIHTMRKIVIDGSNTSGFQRTMFIGKDGYVETECGKVRISSLCLEEDASRKIEEGRDYIKYRVDRLGIPLLEISTEPDIDSPKMGRETAKRIGMILRATGKVKRGLGTIRQDINISIRDGARVEIKGVQDLDLIEKVIEREVVRQVNLLEISKTLKERGAEVIDKVVDITDVLRNTKCKVLQRVLKKGGRIKGIVLKGFGGLVGREIQEGRRLGSELSDRAKVIAGVGGLFHTDELPNYGITEEEVEEIKKYIQEELGIEITPEDAVIFIGDEEEKVDRALEAVIERAKEAIKGVPEETRRALENGNTTYLRPLPGAARMYPETDIPPIKVERELLKRIKNNLPEMPEEKLERFIREYKLNRELAEILVTSPRVQLFEELCKRFKDSIKPTLIATTLENTLREIKREGYNIDNLTRDHFVMVFEGLTEGKMSKEAIVEVLKGFAEYPDKSLDEILEMKGLKSLSKEEAERIIGDIVDKNMEIVKSKGMGSMGALMGKCMAVLRGRIDGKTVSEILRSKIMERLKK, from the coding sequence GTGGAGTTAGACTATAAGAAGTTAGGTTTAAAGGTAGGTTTAGAGATACACCAACAGTTGGATACCAAGAGAAAACTTTTCTGCAACTGTCCAACAGTGTTAAGGGACGATGAACCTCATGGTGAAATTAAGAGATTACTAAGGATATCCCAAAGTGAGATGGGAGATGTAGATAGGGCTGCCCTTATAGAGTGGAAAAAGGGAAAGTACTATATATATCAGTACTACAACGACACCACCTGTTTAGTGGAGTTGGACGAGGAACCTCCTCATATACCATCCCAGGAGGCGTTAGAGGTTGCACTGCAGGTTGCCCTCCTGATGAATATGGATGTGGTAGATGAGATACATACCATGAGGAAGATCGTTATAGACGGTTCCAATACCTCAGGATTCCAAAGGACCATGTTCATAGGTAAGGATGGATACGTGGAGACAGAGTGCGGTAAGGTTAGGATTAGTAGTCTATGTTTAGAAGAGGATGCCTCTAGGAAGATAGAGGAGGGGAGAGATTATATAAAATATCGAGTAGATAGGTTGGGAATACCTCTTTTAGAGATCTCCACAGAGCCTGATATAGATTCACCTAAGATGGGAAGAGAAACTGCAAAGAGAATAGGAATGATACTGAGAGCCACTGGAAAGGTGAAGAGGGGACTTGGTACCATAAGACAGGATATCAACATATCTATAAGGGATGGTGCCAGGGTAGAGATAAAAGGAGTGCAGGATCTCGATCTCATAGAGAAGGTAATTGAGAGGGAGGTTGTAAGGCAGGTAAATCTCTTAGAGATATCTAAGACACTTAAGGAAAGAGGGGCTGAGGTAATAGATAAAGTGGTAGATATCACCGATGTATTAAGAAACACCAAATGTAAGGTACTGCAAAGAGTATTAAAGAAAGGTGGAAGAATAAAGGGAATTGTATTAAAGGGCTTTGGTGGTCTTGTCGGTAGAGAGATACAGGAAGGTAGAAGGTTGGGATCTGAGTTGTCAGATAGGGCTAAGGTTATCGCAGGGGTTGGAGGTCTCTTCCATACAGATGAACTTCCCAACTACGGTATTACTGAGGAGGAGGTAGAGGAAATAAAGAAGTATATTCAGGAGGAACTTGGGATAGAGATAACCCCCGAGGATGCTGTTATCTTTATAGGAGACGAGGAGGAAAAGGTAGATAGAGCACTTGAGGCAGTTATAGAGAGGGCTAAAGAGGCTATTAAGGGAGTACCTGAGGAGACGAGGAGGGCGCTTGAGAATGGAAATACCACATATCTAAGGCCATTACCTGGGGCTGCCAGGATGTATCCAGAGACAGATATACCACCTATTAAGGTGGAAAGGGAACTCCTAAAACGTATAAAGAACAACCTTCCTGAGATGCCAGAGGAGAAGTTAGAGAGGTTTATAAGAGAGTACAAACTTAACAGGGAGTTGGCAGAGATCCTTGTAACGTCTCCAAGGGTCCAACTTTTCGAGGAGTTGTGTAAGAGGTTTAAGGACAGTATAAAACCAACTCTTATTGCAACAACCTTGGAGAATACGTTGAGGGAGATTAAAAGGGAGGGATACAATATAGATAATCTTACTAGGGATCACTTTGTGATGGTATTTGAGGGATTGACTGAAGGTAAGATGTCCAAGGAGGCTATAGTTGAGGTACTTAAGGGATTTGCTGAATACCCAGATAAGAGTTTAGATGAAATACTGGAGATGAAGGGCCTTAAGTCTCTCTCTAAGGAGGAGGCTGAGAGAATAATTGGGGATATAGTTGATAAAAATATGGAGATTGTTAAGAGCAAAGGTATGGGATCCATGGGAGCCCTTATGGGTAAGTGTATGGCAGTTTTAAGAGGTAGAATAGACGGTAAAACTGTAAGTGAGATATTGAGATCTAAGATAATGGAGAGATTAAAGAAGTAA